In one Pseudomonas sp. Bout1 genomic region, the following are encoded:
- a CDS encoding ABC transporter permease, whose product MAIAIPSPTLKQRLARAERLNRWKAQALIAPLVMFLLLVFLVPIVALLYKSVGNPEVVGGLPRTVVAVTAWDGRGLPGEPVYQALSEDLGEARKNSTLGDLSKRLNMELAGYRSLLTKTARALPFTQAPASYKEALENLDERWGDPAYWQAIRRNTSSLTPYYLLAAVDHRIDDLGEVAPATPDQAIYLDIFARTFWMGLVITVFCLLLAYPLAYLLANLPARQSNLLMILVLLPFWTSVLVRVAAWIVLLQSGGLINSALMGMGLIDKPVELVFNRLGVYISMVHILLPFMILPIYSVMKGISPTYMRAAISLGCHPFASFWRVYFPQTYAGVGAGCLLVFILAIGYYITPALLGSPNDQMVSYFVAFYTNTSINWGMATALGGLLLLATVVLYLIYNWLVGASRLRLS is encoded by the coding sequence ATGGCCATCGCCATTCCCAGCCCCACCCTGAAACAGCGCCTGGCGCGTGCCGAGCGGCTCAACCGCTGGAAGGCCCAGGCCTTGATCGCGCCATTGGTGATGTTTTTGCTGCTGGTGTTCCTGGTGCCGATTGTGGCGCTGCTGTACAAAAGCGTCGGCAACCCGGAAGTGGTGGGCGGCTTGCCGCGCACGGTGGTGGCGGTGACGGCCTGGGACGGTCGTGGCCTGCCTGGCGAGCCGGTGTACCAGGCGCTCAGCGAAGACCTGGGCGAAGCCCGCAAAAACTCGACCCTGGGCGATCTGTCAAAACGCTTGAACATGGAACTGGCGGGCTATCGCAGCCTGCTGACGAAAACCGCGCGGGCGCTGCCGTTTACCCAAGCGCCTGCCTCTTATAAAGAAGCGCTGGAAAACCTCGACGAACGCTGGGGCGACCCCGCGTATTGGCAGGCGATCCGGCGCAACACCAGTAGCCTCACGCCTTACTACTTGCTGGCCGCTGTCGACCACCGCATCGACGACCTCGGCGAAGTCGCCCCGGCCACGCCGGACCAGGCGATCTACCTCGATATCTTCGCCCGTACGTTCTGGATGGGCCTGGTGATCACCGTGTTCTGCCTGCTGCTGGCCTATCCGCTGGCGTACCTGCTGGCCAACCTGCCGGCGCGGCAAAGCAACCTGCTGATGATATTGGTGCTGCTGCCGTTCTGGACTTCGGTGCTGGTGCGCGTGGCGGCCTGGATTGTGTTGCTGCAGTCCGGCGGCCTGATCAACAGTGCGCTGATGGGCATGGGCCTGATCGATAAGCCGGTGGAGCTGGTGTTCAACCGGCTGGGGGTCTATATCTCGATGGTGCACATCCTGCTGCCGTTCATGATTCTGCCGATCTACAGCGTGATGAAAGGCATCTCGCCCACCTACATGCGGGCCGCCATTTCCCTGGGCTGCCACCCGTTCGCCAGCTTCTGGCGCGTGTACTTCCCGCAGACTTACGCGGGCGTGGGCGCCGGCTGCCTGTTGGTGTTCATTTTGGCGATCGGCTACTACATCACCCCGGCGTTGCTGGGCAGCCCGAACGACCAGATGGTCAGTTATTTCGTGGCCTTCTACACCAACACCAGCATTAACTGGGGCATGGCCACGGCCCTGGGCGGCTTGCTGCTGCTGGCCACCGTGGTGCTGTACCTGATCTACAACTGGCTGGTAGGCGCCAGCCGCCTGCGCCTGAGCTAA